A single window of Solanum dulcamara chromosome 5, daSolDulc1.2, whole genome shotgun sequence DNA harbors:
- the LOC129888537 gene encoding NAC domain-containing protein 7-like, which yields MNSFTHVPPGFRFHPTDEELVDYYLRKKIASKRIDLDVIKEIDLYKIEPWDLQELCKIGSEEQNEWYFFSHKDKKYPTGTRTNRATKAGFWKATGRDKAIYRKHCLIGMRKTLVFYKGRAPNGQKSDYIMHEYRLETNENGNTTQEEGWAVCRVFKKKLATSIRREGDQYQHESLCWYNNDQLVSNFIPDFDSPQRNNFPNPYNTTPSYHHQLPSYNNMQPHNNDALFLQLPQLESPKIPQSYGSINQIIAQPNSIYNNNNNYDQAVDQVTDWRVLDKFVASQLSTQQDGYNMDTVNAACSSSPASEQMNMQLQSDHNKGQEMSSEIASLSASSSQLDHLWK from the exons ATGAATTCTTTTACACATGTTCCTCCAGGTTTTAGATTCCACCCTACAGATGAAGAATTAGTTGATTATTACCTCAGGAAAAAGATTGCTTCAAAAAGAATTGACCTTGATGTCATTAAGGAAATTGACCTTTATAAAATTGAGCCATGGGATCTTCAAG AATTGTGCAAGATAGGAAGTGAGGAGCAAAATGAATGGTACTTCTTTAGTCATAAAGACAAGAAGTATCCAACAGGAACTCGAACAAATAGAGCTACAAAAGCAGGATTTTGGAAAGCAACTGGAAGAGATAAGGCTATTTATCGTAAGCATTGTTTGATTGGAATGAGAAAGACATTGGTATTTTATAAAGGTCGAGCACCAAATGGACAAAAATCAGATTATATAATGCATGAGTACAGACTTGAAACCAATGAGAATGGGAATACTACTCAG GAAGAAGGTTGGGCAGTGTGTAGAGTATTCAAGAAAAAACTAGCAACATCAATAAGGAGAGAAGGCGACCAATATCAACACGAGTCACTATGTTGGTACAACAATGACCAATTAGTCTCCAATTTCATACCTGATTTTGACTCTCCACAACGTAACAATTTTCCAAATCCATATAATACTACTCCTTCATACCATCATCAATTACCCAGCTACAACAATATGCAGCCTCATAATAATGATGCATTATTTCTTCAACTCCCTCAATTAGAGTCTCCAAAAATCCCTCAATCGTACGGATCAATCAACCAAATTATAGCACAACCCAATTCAatttacaataacaacaacaactatgATCAAGCAGTGGATCAAGTGACCGATTGGCGAGTACTCGATAAATTTGTTGCATCTCAATTAAGTACTCAACAAGATGGATACAACATGGACACTGTTAATGCTGCTTGCTCTAGTTCCCCAGCATCTGAACAAATGAACATGCAGCTTCAAAGTGATCATAATAAGGGACAAGAAATGAGTTCAGAAATTGCCTCATTATCTGCTTCGAGTTCACAACTTGATCATCTATGGAAGTAA
- the LOC129889893 gene encoding thylakoid lumenal protein TL20.3, chloroplastic isoform X2, which produces MRESDFSGSTFNGAYLEKAVAYKANFSGADLSDTLMDRMVLNEANLTNAVLVRSVLTRSDLGGAIIEGADFSDAVIDLLQKQALCKYASGTNPVTGVSTRKSLGCGNSRRNAYGSPSSPLLSAPPQKLLDRDGFCDPATGLCEAS; this is translated from the exons ATGAGGGAATCGGATTTCAGTGGTTCAACGTTCAATGGTGCATACCTAGAGAAAGCAGTTGCATATAAAGCAAACTTCTCAG GCGCAGATTTGAGTGACACATTGATGGACCGGATG GTACTTAATGAAGCTAATCTCACTAATGCTGTTCTTGTTCGATCTGTTTTGACTCGGAGTGACCTTGGGGGTGCCATCATTGAAGGTGCTGACTTCAGTGATGCTGTTATAGACCTCCTGCAGAAACAG GCACTTTGCAAGTATGCTAGTGGGACTAACCCTGTGACGGGGGTTAGCACCAGAAAAAGTCTAGGCTGTGGGAATAGCAGACGAAATGCATATGGAAGTCCATCGTCTCCTCTGCTTAGTGCTCCACCTCAGAAGTTGCTCGATCGTGATGGATTTTGTGATCCAGCCACTGGTCTCTGTGAAGCAAGCTGA
- the LOC129889893 gene encoding thylakoid lumenal protein TL20.3, chloroplastic isoform X1, with translation MALNSISLLPIKSINISSSSSTCYYGVFIPQKSSKIVCQVEKSNSNREIKKWKAIVSTALAAAVITFSSNMTAIADLNKFEAETRGEFGIGSAAQFGSADLKKTVHTNENFRRANFTSADMRESDFSGSTFNGAYLEKAVAYKANFSGADLSDTLMDRMVLNEANLTNAVLVRSVLTRSDLGGAIIEGADFSDAVIDLLQKQALCKYASGTNPVTGVSTRKSLGCGNSRRNAYGSPSSPLLSAPPQKLLDRDGFCDPATGLCEAS, from the exons ATGGCACTTAATTCCATCTCATTACTTCCCATTAAATCCATTAACATCTCCTCCTCCTCATCTACTTGTTATTATGGAGTGTTTATTCCTCAAAAATCATCCAAGATTGTGTGTCAAGTGGAAAAGTCAAATTCAAAtagagaaataaagaagtggAAAGCCATAGTTTCCACTGCATTAGCAGCTGCAGTGATCACATTTAGCTCAAACATGACTGCTATAGCAGACTTGAATAAGTTTGAGGCAGAAACAAGGGGTGAATTTGGTATTGGTTCTGCTGCTCAATTTGGTTCTGCAGACCTCAA GAAAACAGTTCATACAAATGAGAACTTCAG AAGAGCCAATTTCACATCTGCTGATATGAGGGAATCGGATTTCAGTGGTTCAACGTTCAATGGTGCATACCTAGAGAAAGCAGTTGCATATAAAGCAAACTTCTCAG GCGCAGATTTGAGTGACACATTGATGGACCGGATG GTACTTAATGAAGCTAATCTCACTAATGCTGTTCTTGTTCGATCTGTTTTGACTCGGAGTGACCTTGGGGGTGCCATCATTGAAGGTGCTGACTTCAGTGATGCTGTTATAGACCTCCTGCAGAAACAG GCACTTTGCAAGTATGCTAGTGGGACTAACCCTGTGACGGGGGTTAGCACCAGAAAAAGTCTAGGCTGTGGGAATAGCAGACGAAATGCATATGGAAGTCCATCGTCTCCTCTGCTTAGTGCTCCACCTCAGAAGTTGCTCGATCGTGATGGATTTTGTGATCCAGCCACTGGTCTCTGTGAAGCAAGCTGA
- the LOC129889892 gene encoding monocopper oxidase-like protein SKU5: MASSSTWSFLISLICIFLFMGLSFAGDPFKFFNFEVSYIDASPLGVSQQVIAINGKFPGPTMNVTTNDNVVVNVRNKLDEDLLLHWSGVQQKRSTWQDGLPGTNCPIPSKWNWTYQFQVKDQIGSFFYFPSLHFQRASGGFGGITINNREEIPIPFDFPYDDITIMIGDWYTRNHTSLRSTLLAGKDLGKPDGVLINGKGPYRYNDTIVPDGIDYETITVHPGKTYRIRVSNVGISTSLNFRIQNHNLLLAEAEGSYTVQQNYTSLDIHVGQSYSFLVSMDQNASSDYYIVASARFVNQSQWQRVTGVGILKYTNSKGKAHGPLPEPPQDEFDKTFSMNQARSIRWNVTASGARPNPQGSFRYGSINVTEIYVVQNKPPTMVDGKRKTTLNGVSFVNPKTPIRLADQYKLKGVYKLDFPTAPLTGPPKMETSIINGTYRGFMEVIFQNNDTKMHTYHMSGYAFFVVGMDFGVWSNNSRGTYNKWDGIARTTTQVFPGAWTAILISLDNVGIWNLRTENLDSWFLGQETYIRVVNSEPTNKTELPMPDNALFCGQLAKLQKPQDISYATSMRGNKSKFCFMMLLLVSATFAVFQ, translated from the exons ATGGCTTCTTCTTCTACTTGGTCTTTCCTAATTTCTCTTATTTGCATTTTCTTGTTTATGGGGTTAAGTTTTGCTGGAGATCCATTTAAGTTTTTTAACTTTGAGGTCTCCTACATTGATGCTTCTCCACTTGGTGTGTCCCAACAG GTTATTGCTATTAATGGAAAGTTTCCTGGACCAACCATGAATGTAACTACTAATGACAATGTTGTTGTTAACGTGAGGAACAAATTAGATGAAGATCTCCTCTTACATTG GTCTGGGGTTCAGCAGAAGAGGAGTACTTGGCAAGATGGTTTACCAGGAACAAACTGTCCTATTCCTTCAAAGTGGAACTGGACTTACCAATTTCAGGTCAAGGACCAAATTGGAAGTTTCTTTTATTTCCCTTCACTTCATTTTCAGAGAGCATCAGGTGGTTTTGGTGGAATTACAATTAACAACAGGGAGGAAATCCCAATTCCTTTTGATTTTCCATATGATGATATCACTATTATGATTGGTGATTGGTACACCAGAAATCACACG TCTTTGAGGAGCACTCTTCTTGCTGGGAAAGATCTAGGAAAACCAGATGGTGTTTTAATTAATGGGAAAGGTCCTTACAGATACAATGATACTATCGTGCCGGATGGCATTGACTATGAAACAATTACTGTCCATCCAG GAAAAACCTATCGAATTCGTGTAAGCAATGTAGGAATATCAACCAGCTTGAACTTCAGAATTCAGAATCATAACTTACTTTTGGCAGAAGCAGAGGGATCATACACTGTGCAGCAAAATTACACTAGCTTAGATATACATGTTGGACAATCTTACTCTTTTTTGGTATCCATGGATCAGAATGCAAGTTCTGATTACTATATTGTGGCAAGTGCCAGATTTGTGAACCAATCACAATGGCAAAGAGTTACTGGTGTAGGCATTTTGAAATACACAAACTCGAAAGGAAAGGCACATGGCCCTCTTCCTGAACCACCACAAGATGAATTCGACAAAACTTTCTCCATGAACCAGGCCAGATCTATCAG GTGGAACGTAACTGCCAGTGGAGCTCGCCCAAATCCTCAAGGTTCTTTCAGATATGGCTCAATTAATGTGACAGAGATATATGTGGTCCAAAATAAGCCGCCAACGATGGTAGATGGAAAAAGGAAAACAACACTTAATGGGGTTTCATTTGTTAATCCTAAAACACCAATCAGACTTGCTGACCAGTACAAATTGAAGGGTGTATATAAGCTAGATTTCCCTACGGCACCACTAACCGGACCTCCGAAGATGGAAACCTCCATTATCAATGGTACCTACAGGGGATTTATGGAAGTAATATTTCAGAACAACGATACCAAAATGCACACGTACCATATGAGTGGATATGCATTTTTTGTGGTCGG GATGGATTTTGGCGTGTGGTCAAATAATAGTAGGGGTACTTACAACAAATGGGATGGAATAGCTCGCACCACAACACAG GTTTTCCCCGGGGCATGGACAGCAATCTTGATCTCCCTTGACAATGTTGGAATTTGGAACCTGAGGACAGAAAACCTCGACTCGTGGTTTCTAGGCCAAGAAACATACATCAGAGTTGTTAATTCCGAGCCCACTAACAAGACAGAGTTGCCAATGCCAGACAATGCACTCTTCTGTGGCCAACTTGCCAAACTACAAAA GCCACAAGATATATCATATGCAACATCCATGAGAGGCAACAAGTCGAAATTCTGTTTCATGATGTTGCTGCTGGTTTCTGCGACATTTGCTGTGTTCCAGTAG
- the LOC129888536 gene encoding protein YABBY 4-like: protein MSSSNSLSLDHLSPPPPPPSEQLCYAHCNVCDTVLAVSVPCTSLFKTVTVRCGHCSNLLPGWLLPSTNHHHQLHHFGHTYFSPSHILLEEISNTTPNFLMNQSNSAHDFVQLPARPGFDDLPRPPPVINRPPEKRQRVPSAYNRFIKEEIQRIKAGNPDISHREAFSAAAKNWAHFPHIQFGLMPDQTVKRANVRQQDGEDVHMKDGLFNTSANVSVSPY, encoded by the exons ATGTCCTCTTCAAATAGCTTGTCATTGGACCACctctctcctcctcctcctcctccttccgAGCAGCTTTGCTATGCTCATTGCAACGTCTGTGACACTGTCCTCGCG gtaAGTGTACCGTGCACAAGTTTGTTCAAAACTGTGACGGTTCGATGTGGACACTGCAGTAATCTTTTGCCTGGATGGCTTTTGCCTTCTACTAATCATCATCATCAGCTTCATCATTTTGGTCACACTTACTTTTCTCCTTCCCACATTCTTCTG GAAGAAATAAGCAACACAACCCCAAATTTCTTGATGAATCAGAGTAACTCTGCTCATGATTTTGTCCAGCTGCCTGCTCGACCTGGATTTGATGATCTTCCTAGACCGCCACCCGTTATTAATAGAC CTCCTGAGAAAAGACAGCGAGTCCCTTCTGCTTACAACCGATTCATCAA GGAAGAGATCCAACGCATAAAAGCAGGGAATCCTGATATTAGCCACAGAGAAGCCTTCAGCGCCGCTGCAAAAAAT TGGGCCCATTTTCCACACATTCAATTTGGTCTCATGCCTGATCAGACTGTTAAGAGGGCTAATGTGCGCCAACAG GATGGAGAAGATGTTCATATGAAAGATGGTTTGTTTAATACTTCTGCCAATGTTAGTGTGTCTCCTTACTAA